One genomic window of Gossypium hirsutum isolate 1008001.06 chromosome D11, Gossypium_hirsutum_v2.1, whole genome shotgun sequence includes the following:
- the LOC107913717 gene encoding uncharacterized protein, with amino-acid sequence MSEAEQANSPKPPPYLEVLCKSSGKKTRFAAGTKAGFAVSLINRKLGIGAPVALHIESIREGEEPIIFGPDAVLVNYGNGWNLQTVSEMDFPGIGKGKHVRGFPTQIPNGKNVDLTNSRKMVSKPGISFLYIAKVSLAFVLMFMLAGVFMLALDNLPKLILLFNSSM; translated from the exons ATGTCAGAAGCTGAACAAGCCAATTCCCCAAAGCCTCCTCCA TATTTAGAGGTTTTATGCAAAAGTTCCGGCAAGAAAACCCGGTTTGCAGCCGGTACTAAGGCCGGATTTGCAGTGTCATTGATAAATAGAAAGTTAGGTATCGGAGCTCCGGTTGCCTTGCATATTGAATCCATTAGAGAAGGGGAGGAACCCATTATTTTTGGCCCTGATGCTGTTCTTGTGAATTATGGCAATGGTTGGAATTTGCAAACTGTTTCTGAAATGGATTTTCCTG GCATTGGAAAAGGCAAACATGTTCGGGGATTTCCGACACAGATTCCTAATGGAAAG AACGTTGATCTTACTAATTCTCGCAAAATGGTTTCAAAACCAGGAATAAGTTTTCTTTACATTGCAAAAGTTTCGTTAGCTTTTGTTTTGATGTTTATGTTGGCGGGAGTTTTCATGTTGGCTCTTGACAATCTTCCTAAACTAATTTTGCTCTTTAACTCTTCCATGTAA
- the LOC121223198 gene encoding uncharacterized protein translates to MTSTLYKQLESCKTVKVILDKLEDMFTGQTVLARQSAITSLMNPYKKPSTPVKDHLITLLGYFSKAADNEINFDQKTQIEMVFKSLSKDFISFRGTYNLGNKNLMLTQLMKELQSDEFISNNGQSVQRA, encoded by the coding sequence ATGACCAGTACTTTATATAAGCAATTGGAGAGCTGTAAGACTGTTAAAGTGATTCTagataagctagaagacatgttCACAGGTCAAACTGTCTTGGCTCGACAATCTGCTATAACTAGCTTAATGAATCCCTATAAAAAGCCTAGTACTCCGGTCAAAGACCACCTGATCACTCTTTTAGGTTACTTTTCCAAGGCCGCGGACAATGAGATCAATTTTGACCAAAAGACCCAAATAGAGATGGTGTTCAAAAGCTTGTCTAAGGATTTTATTAGTTTTCGAGGCACATATAACCTTGGAAACAAAAACTTGAtgcttacacaactcatgaaggaGTTACAATCTGATGAGTTTATATCGAACAATGGTCAGTCGGTCCAAAGAGCATAA